CATCTGCACCGTGAATCTCCGGATAATACGTCACAAAATCTCCGGATAAAGGAATTTTCGCACCATTAATAACAGGTATATCTTCTCGCCCTGCTAACTGTAATAAATATGCCGCATTACTCGTCGCCTTTTCTTGTGTTACATTCCCATATCCCGTTACTACTCCAACAATATCAATATCAGGATGCAACAATCCATACATAATTGCTAAAGAGTCATCAATTCCTGGGTCTCCTAAAAATAATATTTTTTTCATAGACCTCAACTCCATCCCATCAATTGTTATTACTTTATGAATGTATGGCGGAATACAGACTGAAAAAGAAAATTTTGTATAAACAAAAAACGTAGGAACTTCGCATTAGAAGTCCCTACGTTTTTCTATATTTTTATGCTACTTTTTTCATCGTAAACATACTACCAATTATATACGCAATAAATGCAAAGCAAATCGGAAAAACAACTGTATGTATACCGAATGGATTAGGATAGCAAAGGTGAATAAACATATAGGAACCTACTCCAACTAAAATAGATGCGAGAGCTCCAGTTGCATTTCCCTTTTTCCAATATAACCCTAACACAATCGGCCAAATGAACGCTGCTTCTAAACCACCGAAAGAAAATAAATTTAACCAAATTAAAAAATCTGGTGGTTTAATAGCCGCTGCATAAACAAGCAGTCCTACGATACCAGTAATCCACAGACTTCCTTTTTTTATCGTACTAGCCGCTGCATCTTTATTTATGTAGTTCACATATATATCTTTAATAATTGACGAACTTACAAGTAATAATAATGAGTTCACAGTAGACATTATCGCTGCCATTGGTGCAGCTAAGAAAACTCCAGCTAACCAAGGTGGCAACACCTCCATCGCGAGTAGCGGCATTACTTTATCTGGTACCGTTATGCCTGGAAGGACTACTCTTGCAAACACACCTGTTAAATGCATACCAATCATAATTGTACCGACGACAACCGTTCCAATGATTAATGCTTGGTGCATAGCTTTTGAATTTTTATAAGACATAGCACGCACACTAATTTGCGGTAATCCAACGACACCAATTCCAATTAAAATCCAAAATGATGTGACATATGATTTCGTTAAACTTCCATCCGCTCCGAACGGTGTTATTAAATTCGGATTAATTTGAATAAGTTCCTGCATAATCTTTTCAACTCCGCCACCAGCAATGACAGTAGCAATTAAAATGATTGTTGTTCCGGCTAACATAATGATTCCTAATAACGTATCTGATAAAGCGACTGCACGAAATCCACCAATTAACACATACACAAGTACAGAAAATGTAAATAAAAATAGTGCCGTTGTGTAGGAAAGT
This Bacillus mycoides DNA region includes the following protein-coding sequences:
- the panF gene encoding sodium/pantothenate symporter codes for the protein MNWYVIIPMIISFIVVFLIGVYASRRVQATANNKFLQEYFLGGRELGGLLLAMTMIATYGSASSFIGGPGIAYNIGLGWVLLSAIQVVTGYIVLTVIGKKFAIIARKMEAITLIDYLKGRYNNKAVVVLSALCIIIFLFSATVAQWVGGGRLIESLTGLSYTTALFLFTFSVLVYVLIGGFRAVALSDTLLGIIMLAGTTIILIATVIAGGGVEKIMQELIQINPNLITPFGADGSLTKSYVTSFWILIGIGVVGLPQISVRAMSYKNSKAMHQALIIGTVVVGTIMIGMHLTGVFARVVLPGITVPDKVMPLLAMEVLPPWLAGVFLAAPMAAIMSTVNSLLLLVSSSIIKDIYVNYINKDAAASTIKKGSLWITGIVGLLVYAAAIKPPDFLIWLNLFSFGGLEAAFIWPIVLGLYWKKGNATGALASILVGVGSYMFIHLCYPNPFGIHTVVFPICFAFIAYIIGSMFTMKKVA